CCCTCTATGCCGTCCACCTTCCTTTAGACTTACATCCAAGATTTGGAAACAATATCTCCCTGATAAACCTATTTAGCACCTCTTATATAGAGCCATTTGGAAAATATCAAGGTTCTGAGATAGGCTTTTTAGGAAGGCTAAGGGAGGCTATAAATAGGGAGGAGATAGTAAAAATCCTTGATGGTAGGCTAAATACATCCTCTAAAATATTACCCTGCGGAAAGGAAAAAATAGAAATAATTGCGGTTATTTCTGGTGGTGGATGCGATTGTATAAATGAGGCAATTAAAAAGAAAGTTGACCTTTTTATCACCGGAGAGCCCAAGCTATTTTCCTTTTCCCTGGCAAAAGAGGGTGGGATAAATATAATATTCTCTGGACACTATGCCACCGAAACCTTAGGAATTAAGGCTTTAATGCAAGAAATAGAGAAAAAATTTGCCATTTCCTGCATATTCATTGATACACCTTGCTGGCTATGAAAAGAAAGTCAGGAGTCAAGAGTCTGGAGTCAGGAGTCAGAAGGATTGTGGTAAAGATTGGAACATCCCTATTCCAGGAAGGCTCTGTTTTCACTCCAAAATACATCGCCTCCATTGTAGACGATATTGTAGAGATAAGAAAAAAGGGGATTGAGGTTATAATTGTTTCATCGGGTGCGATTGGTTGTGGAATGAGGGCTTTTGGAATAGCTGAATATCCAAAGGTAATTCAGGAAAGGCAGGCTTTGGCCTCTATTGGTCAGCCCTTGCTTATGGAGCTTTACAAAAGCCTATTTGGAAAATATAACATTGTAATCTCCCAGATACTCCTTACCCACAATGAATTATTCACAAAGAAATCCTCCCTTAATATCTTAAACACATTCTTCCTATTATTTAAACTTGGCGTTATTCCTATTGTTAATGAGAACGATAGCGTTGCAACAGAGGAGCTTAAAATAGGGGATAATGACACCCTCTCCTCCCATCTTGCCCTTCTTCTTAATGCCTCTTGTTTAATTATCTTGACAGATGAAGATGGTGTTTATAAACTTAATAATAGTGAATTTGAAAAGATAATCCCGGTAATCTCTGAGATAACCGATGAGATTAGAGGGTTTGTCAAGGAAAAAAAGGGTAAAAACACAATCGGTGGAATGAAGACAAAGCTTAAAGCGGCAGAGATGTGCATAGAATCTGGA
This genomic interval from bacterium contains the following:
- a CDS encoding Nif3-like dinuclear metal center hexameric protein, producing MKLREICQFLDDELKIKDISDSSLNGLQVEGGEEIEKIAFAVDGSQETFIKAKNSSCNLVVVHHGLFWGIQEPITGILYKRIKVLIENGISLYAVHLPLDLHPRFGNNISLINLFSTSYIEPFGKYQGSEIGFLGRLREAINREEIVKILDGRLNTSSKILPCGKEKIEIIAVISGGGCDCINEAIKKKVDLFITGEPKLFSFSLAKEGGINIIFSGHYATETLGIKALMQEIEKKFAISCIFIDTPCWL
- the proB gene encoding glutamate 5-kinase, whose protein sequence is MKRKSGVKSLESGVRRIVVKIGTSLFQEGSVFTPKYIASIVDDIVEIRKKGIEVIIVSSGAIGCGMRAFGIAEYPKVIQERQALASIGQPLLMELYKSLFGKYNIVISQILLTHNELFTKKSSLNILNTFFLLFKLGVIPIVNENDSVATEELKIGDNDTLSSHLALLLNASCLIILTDEDGVYKLNNSEFEKIIPVISEITDEIRGFVKEKKGKNTIGGMKTKLKAAEMCIESGIPAIIASGKKEKTLKRILAGKREGTLFLPIVSSIT